From a region of the Branchiostoma floridae strain S238N-H82 chromosome 13, Bfl_VNyyK, whole genome shotgun sequence genome:
- the LOC118428616 gene encoding phosphatidylinositol-glycan biosynthesis class X protein-like (The sequence of the model RefSeq protein was modified relative to this genomic sequence to represent the inferred CDS: added 19 bases not found in genome assembly) — protein sequence MTSLSSACLPLLWAALLLALNCACLEDPGATEHHAAELTTSLLEFIVKTGGRENRILQTVCPALSDVHINRTALNHGFHRDVVTEVTLPVSMATPPMSCRLLLVETVPAGMYVDLHQVTFRTDFGGPQVLALSDIDVEQAAHQSSHHRLLLYSPLQQNPKGFTWRVTLPVHLRYHRWAGDQGEDTSATIRLEGPDVLMHCEGDRPVTTPCEESRLFPAPCDAESRGVCLWQLLNGKAEPLSFQVPIGQQSHAVFVITGTTAVAALGSLLILVAARKASKVAPRRKGAKDKRE from the exons CCTGCCTGCCTCTGCTGTGGGCCGCTCTTCTGTTGGCCCTGAACTGCGCATGTCTAGAGGATCCTGGAGCCACTGAGCATCATGCGGCTGAGCTGACGACTTCTCTCCTAG AGTTCATCGTGAAGACGGGCGGCAGAGAGAACAGAATCCTCCAGACCGTCTGTCCTGCACTGTCAGATGTTCACATTAACAGGACAGCGCTCAACCACGGGTTTCACAG GGATGTGGTTACGGAGGTGACGCTGccggtttccatggcaaccccGCCCATGTCCTGCCGCCTGCTCCTGGTGGAGACGGTTCCAGCGGGAATGTACGTCGACCTTCACCAGGTGACCTTCAGGACCGACTTCGGAGGCCCCCAG GTCCTGGCCCTGAGTGACATTGATGTAGAACAGGCAGCTCATCAGTCTTCTCACCACAGACTCCTATTGTACTCACCTCTACAGCAGAACCCAAAG GGTTTCACCTGGAGAGTGACGTTACCTGTACACCTGAGGTACCACAGGTGGGCAGGTGATCAGGGGGAGGACACCTCTGCTACTATAAGACTGGAGGGACCTGATGTGCTCATGCACTGTGAAG GAGACCGACCCGTGACCACGCCCTGTGAGGAGAGCAGGCTGTTCCCCGCCCCGTGCGATGCAGAGTCCAGGGGAGTCTGTCTGTGGCAGCTGCTTAACGGAAAG GCCGAGCCACTGTCGTTCCAAGTCCCTATAGGTCAGCAGAGCCATGCAGTATTTGTCATCACTGGTACCACAGCAGTAGCAGCTCTGGGGTCTTTGTTAATTCTGGTTGCTGCTAGAAAAGCCAGTAAGGTGGCACCAAGGAGGAAAGGGGCGAAGGACAAGAGAGAATGA